From Thermoplasmata archaeon:
CTTGACCCCGGCCGGGATCCCCAGGATGGGACCCCTGGCGTCCACGACCTCGACGACATCCCGGGCCGTGCCGTCTCCCCCGCAGACGAGGACGAGCTCCGCCCGTCCCGCCTCGAACGCCCTCGCGGCCGTGCGCGTGTCCTCCGCGGAAGACGATGCCGGTGGGGTGTGCACGATCTCGACCTCGCCCACGGGAATACCTGCCCGATTCAGCAAGGCCGCTCCCATCTCCCCCGCGCAGGTCAGCCAGCGCACCTCGAGGTCCGGATTCTTTGCCTGCAGCTTGGTGAAGGCCGCGAGGAAGAGCGAGGCGCGCCCCGGGGCGACGGGCTGCGCGCCCGCCGCGCGCGCCTGTTCGGCGACGTGGTCGGTCCCCTTCAGCCCGACCCGGCCGCCCATCCCCGCAATCGGGTTCACGAGGAAGCCGATGCGGCTCACGGGCGGGGGAGGGGACCGGCGCTATTTCCCTCTTCCGCGGCGCGCTTCGCGGCAGGGAGCCAGGCGCGCGCGAATTCCGACGGTGGAGCGACCGCGCGGAGGTGGACGAAGTAGCCCAGAGTGGCCAGTGGGAGCGCTGGCCATAGGAAGGGGGCCAGAGAGACCGAGACCGCGAGCCCCGCGGCGATGCCGAGTTGGATGATCCGCAATTCGTTCCGGGTGATTGACAGGAGGCTGCCGAGGTCCGTGCGCGTATGGACGACGACCGCGACGAGCGTGAACGCGACTCCGGATACAAAGGCCGGGCTCACGAGGAGCGCGAGCGCCGAGTAGAGTGCCGCCGCGCCCGTGGCCAGGAGGGCGGCGTACCGCCGGGAGCCCTCGGGTCCCAACACGACCACGGTGGTCCTCTTGGGCGGCCGGGCGCGAGCATCCGCAGGAGCGTCCTGGTAGTGGTGCATCACGAGCATCGCCGTGCAGACGAGGGCGTGAGCGGACAGGGCGGCGAGGGCGATCCAGGACAGCGTCCCGGTCTGGATACCGTACGCCCCGAGGCCTGCCAGCAGGACCCCCGGGAAGCCTCCGAGCCACTCCCCGAGGAACGGACGGTAGGCGGTCCGGGCGGGCGGTAGGGTGTAGGCGACCCCGAGGACGTAGCCCGCTCCGATCAGGATCAGAAGCCACGCGGATCCCCCAAGGGCGACGACCACCGCGAGCAGGGCCACGGCACTCGTGGAGAGGACGAAGATCGCCCACAGGTCTCTCTCCCCGAGTAGACCGAGCTGCTGGACCTTGCTCCCTCCGGACAAGGCGCGGGGCCTTCCGTCCTGGTCGGTCCCGCTCCGCCAATCGTAGATCTCGTTGACGGAGTGGGTGACCCAGCCTTGGACAAGCCCCGCGAGCGCAAGGGCCACGAGCAGGCGACCCAGGTCGAAGGTGCCCCGCTCCCACCACGCCACTCCCGTCCCGAGGAAGACCGAGGTGTAGGCCCAGAGGAGCACGGGAATGAGGCGGAACTCGAGGAACCAGCCCAGGAGTTTCCGGTGCAATGCACGGAACTGCGCGATTTCGGACAACCGAATGACTATTGCGATAGTAATATTAGAGACTTCTGCCTACAGGGGGCCGATGATCGCGCCGCAAGGGCAGGTGACCGTACGGGCTTGGGGCGGGTCCGTGCTCGACAAGCGGCTGTGGTACCTCCTGGCGGGCACGCGGGGAGGACTCAACCGCGGACGCATCCTCCGGATGCTCCACGAGCGCCCGCTGAACGCGAACGATCTCTCGGGGCGGCTGGGGCTGGACTACAAGACGGTCCGGCACCATCTGGACGTCCTCCGGGACAACGACTGCGTGATGACCCTCGGGAACGAGGGCTACGGCCTCTTGTACGCCCTGTCGCCGCGACTCCAGAGTCACTACGAGGACTTCGAAGCGATCTGGCGCCGGTTGGAGAGCCAGGCTGAGTTAGGCAAACACGGAAATATCCTGGGGTCCATGGAATCCGCCTAGGGATACCCTGGCCCTCGGCCTCTTCTGGATGCTGAGCATGGGCGTCGCCGCGCTCAGCTCCGGGTTCCTCGTCGCCCTCCTGTCCGTGTACGTTCGGAACCACCGCGAGGTCCGCGCGCCGTTCACGTTCGGCCTGGTCTTCTTCGCGTTCCTCCTCCTCGTCCAGAACCTGGGCTCGATCTACTTCGACTTCATGATGTCCGAGACCGGCGTCGGGAGTGGCATCGCGATTCCCATGCTCATCCTGGACGTGGTGGAGCTCGTCGGCTTCGCCGTCCTCTTCGTGGTCACCTGGCGCTAAGCTCGCGAGCGACGCAGTAATAAAGGTCGGACGCCTAGCGGGCCGCGAGGCGGCGTCGTGCTCAACTATCGGCCCATGGGCAAGACCGAGCTTGAGGTGTCCGAGGTTGGCTTTGGGCTCTGGACCCTGGCCTCGGGGCGGTGGGGCTCGTTCACGGAAGACCGGGCGGTCGACCTGCTCCGCAAAGCCTACGACGCGGGGATTAACTACTACGACGTCTCGCCCATGGACGGGGATGGGCTCGGCGAGCGGTTCCTGGGCCAGGCCTTCGCGGACAAGCGAGAGCTCGTGATCATCTCCACGAAGGTCGGGATGACGGGGGGCCGAAGGGATTTCTCCCCTGCGGCGGTCCGAAAGTCCGTGGAGGAAAGCCTCTCACGACTCGGGACCACGTATATCGACGCACTCCAACTCCACTATCCCGACGCCGCCGCGGTCTCGAACCCGAGCCTGTGGCAGGCCTTGGCCGACCTGCAGGCCGCGGGCAAGATCCGGTACTATGGGATTGCCCTAGGCCCCGGCGCGAGCGGCCTGGAGGAGGGACGCACGGCGATGCGGAAGTACGACCTGGCGGCCATCCAAGTCTACTACAACCTTCTCGAGGAGGAACCCGGTCGTAAGCTCTTCCCGGTCGCCCTCGAGATCAAGCAATCGATGACCATCCGGGCGCCGCACGCGGGCGGCGTCCTCGAGGCGGATGCTCCGGTCGCCACCAAGTTTCCCGTGGATGGAGACCTCCAGGTGAAGGATGGCACCTGGCTCGGCCTCGCGGCGAGACGGGCGGCGAACCTCGCCTGGATCCACGAGAACAAGGGGATGACCATGGAGCAGGCGGCCTTGAAGTTCATCCTTTCCGAGGAGACCGTGGCCTCCGTGCTCCCGAACATCTACCGCGAGGAGCAGCTGGCCACGTACTCCGCCGTATCCGACTTCGAGAACTTCTCCCAGGCGGAGCTCGCGGAAATCGCGGAGCAGTTCCGCCGAGGGTTCGGCGTGGCGTGAGGCCGCATGCTCCTCGGCTACGTCGACTCGAACGAACGACTGTACGACCTGGGGTTCGGGACCCTCAAGATGAAGATGCGGGTCGAGTCCCATGAAGGGGCGGAACGCGTGGTGTTCTCCAAGGCCTCGGGGGAGGGAGAGATTGCCTACCGGGTCCTTGCCTCCGCGGACGTTACCGCCTCCCTCTCCATGGATCACGACGGCCACGCGATCCCTCTGCTTCGACCCGTGCAAGGTCGTGCCCTTCGCCATGAAGGCGGCCTGGTGTTCATCGCGTCCCCACGTGAGCGCGATTCCGAGGAACCCGGGTTCTTCCTCGTGCAGGTCCGCGCGATGCCGAGTGCCCTCAAATTCTTCTTCGAAGACCGCGAGGGGACCGAGTTCGTCTCCGTGCCTCGCGATGAGGCCTTGCGAGTCGCCGAGGGACCCCGAGCCATAACCCTGTACGTCTCCGCGGAGAGCGTCGCCCTGCCCAAGGAGAAGATCGCGTACGCGCTCGAGCTCGCGCCCGTCCCGCGCGCCGCCCCGCTGCTGAGCGGTTTCGGGATGTCTCCGTGAGCGCGACAAAAGGCTTACCATCGACGCTCAAGTTGCCGCGGCGAGGTCACGCATGTCGTACGACATCGGGAACTTGGGCCTGAAGGGCGGCAGCAAGAAGCACACGGCGCTCTACGTGGGCGTCGCGGTCGTCGTAATCGTCGTCGTGGTCATCGCCCTCTTCCTCGCCAATGTGATCTGAGTCCCGGCATCGTCCCGGGGAGGGCGCGGCGCCTCTCGGGATTGGGCTCGGCTTCCGCAATCACGACTGATACGAAGGGCGATACCCTCAACTCCCCCGAACGGCAGGATTTCCTCGATCCCCCATGAAGGTGCACCTCGATCCCGCCTCGAAGCGCATCCTGTTTGCCATGCTCGCGAGCCCCAAGACGCCGTCCGAGGTGAGTCGGATCTATGGTATCCCGGTCGCGGTCGTGTGGCAGAAGGTCGCGAGGTTGCGTGACCTCGGCCTCCTCCGGGAAGTCTTCGCCTTCATCGACGGACGCGGAACGCTCCACCGCTACTTCGAGGCCGTCCTGCCCGTCGACGTGTCCGAAGAGGAGCAGGAACTCGTTCTCCAGGATTGAGGACGTCCGAAAGGATGCGCGGGAGGAGCGCCCACGTCCCGCTCTCCAGATGACGGTCAGAACCCTTAAATACCGCCGGGATTATCGTCCGGATGTCAACTTTTGACGCTTTTGGTCACGGAAGTGTAGCCATGGCATCTGTTTCCAGAGAAGTGGAGACCGGGACGACCACCCTCGGCCTCGTGTGCAAGGACGGGGTCATCCTGGCCGCCGACCGACGCGCGACCGCAGGGTTCCTGATCGCCCACAAGCGCACCCAGAAGGTCTACCGCCTCGACGACAACATCGGGCTCACGACGGCGGGCCTGGTGGGCGACCTGCAGACCCTTGCGCGGTACATCACCGCGGAGGTCGAGCTGTACAAGCTCAAGCGGAACGCGCCCATGCCCGTCGAGGCCTGCGCCACCTTGACCGCGAACATCCTCTCCGGCTCCAGGTACTACCCGTACTGGGTGCAGCTCTTGATCGGCGGGATCGACCGGAACGGCGGCCACGTCTACTCCCTCGACGCCGCGGGCGGGTCCCTGCCCGACAAGTTCGTCTCCACGGGCTCCGGGAGCCCGTTCGTCTACGGTGTCCTCGAGGACCACTGGAGGGACGACCTGACGACGAACGAAGGCGCGGATCTCGCAATCCGTGCGGTCACCGCGAGCATGAAGCGTGACGCCGCCTCCGGTGAGGGGATTGACGTCGCGATCATTTCCAAGGACGGTTTCAAGATACTCGATGACAAGGAAGTGGAGAAGCGCAAGGCAGCGATGAAGCTGACCTGAGCGTCCCGCGGGCCTGAGGCCCAAGTGGGATTCAATGAGCATTGAAGACATTCTGAGCGACGCGAGGAGCGTCGTCAAGAAGGTGGTCCCCGACCATGTGGAGATCACCCAGGTGGACTTCGAGGGCCCCACGATCGTGATCTACACGAAGAACATGGAGGCCTTCGCGGAGTCGAACGAGCTGGTGCGCCAGATCGCGCAGCAGCTGCGGCGCCGGATCATCGTGCGGCCGGATCCCTCCCTCCTGGCCACCCAAGAGGAGGCTGAAAAGGTCATCCGCGAGCTGATTCCCGCAGAAGCCCAGATCACGGGCATCTACTTCGAGACGGAAACGGGCGAGGTCTCCATCGAGGCCCTCAGCCCGGGCATGGTCATCGGCCGCCACGGTCAGCTACTGAACGAGATCAAGAAGAAGATCGGGTGGGCGCCGAAGGTGGTCCGCACGCCGCCGATCCCCTCGAAGACCGTCGAGGAGATCCGCCAGTACCTCCGGACGATCAACGACGAACGACAGGCGTTCCTGAAGCAAGTAGGCCGCAAGCTCGCCCGTGAGGTCCCGTCCGGGGAGAACTACGTCCGAATTACGGCCCTGGGCGGGTTCCGCCAGGTCGGGCGCTCCTGCGCGCTCCTGAGCACGAAGGAGTCCAAGGTCCTCATTGACTGCGGCGTCCTGATCTCGGAGGACAACGGCTCCCCGTACCTGAACGCCCCGGAAGTCATGCCCCTCTCCTCGATCGACGCCGTCGTCATCACCCATGCCCACCTGGACCACTCGGGCCTCGTCCCGGCCCTGTACAAGTTCGGATACGAAGGGCCCATCTACACTACGCCGCCGACGCGGGACCTCATGTCCCTGCTCCAGCTCGACTTCATCAAGGTCGCCATGGGCGAGGCGCGCAAGTCCGCGTACGAGTCCCAGCACGTGCGTAAGGCCGTGGCCAACACGATCCCCCTGAAGTACGGCGAGACCACGGACATCGCGCCGGACGTCCGTCTGACCTTCCAGAACGCGGGGCACATCCTGGGCTCCTCACTGGCCCACTTCCACATCGGGGACGGGCTGTACAACATCGCCATGTCGGGCGACATCAAGTTCGAGAAGACCTGGCTCTTCAACCCGGCAGTGAACAAGTTCCCGCGGCTCGAGACCCTGGTCCTCGAGTCCACGTACGGCGGCTACCACGACGTGCAGCCGTCGCGGCACGAGGCGGCGCAGCAGATCAAGGAGATCGCGCGGCGCGTGCTGAACCGAGGCGGCAAGATGCTGGTCCCCGTGTTCGCCGTCGGGCGCTCCCAGGAGGTCATGCTCGTCCTCCAGGACGCAATGAAGAACCACCAGATCCCCGAGGTCCCCATCTACCTGGACGGCATGATCTGGGAGGCCACGGCGATCCACACGGCGTACCCGGAGTACCTGAACAGCCAGCTCCGGACGGAGATCTTCCAGACCGGCGAGAACCCCTTCCTCTCCCCGTACTTCAAGCGCGTGGAGACCGCGGACATGCGCGCGAACATCATCGACGACGTGGAGCCGTGCATTGTCCTCGCGACCAGCGGCATGATGTCCGGCGGCCCCGTGCTCGAGTACTTCAAAGGCTGGGCGGACAATCCGCTCCACGCCCTGATCTTCGTCGGATTCCAGTCCGAGGGTTCCCTGGGCCGTCGCATCCAGCGCGAGGCCCGCGAGGTCACCCTGAACGATCGAGGCCAGCCGCTCACCCTTCAGATCAAGATGGACCTCGAGACGATCGACGGCTTCTCCGGCCACTCGGACCGCCTCCAGCTCCTGAACTTCGTCGGCACGATGGAACCCCGGCCCGAGCGGATCATCGTGAACCATGGCGAGGAGTACAAATGCGCCGACCTGGCCTCGGGCATCTACAAGAAGTTCGGCCTCGAGGCGCGGGCGCCGATGAACCTCGAGACGATTCGCCTCAAGTGAGGGAACCCATGGCCGCGGTCCCGCGGACACCGGCGCCGGTCTGGGCGCGCCGCATCCAGGGCTGGTCGTTCCTCGTGTTCTTCGTCGCCCTGATCCTGCTCACGTTCGCGGCCGTCGAGTTCTGGAACGCGGGGGACTTCGAGATGAGCGGCTACTTCGCAGGGCTCGCCTCCGTGGCGCCCCTGCTGCTCCTCGCCCTGATCTACTACGGCATGCCGGTCTGGGGGATCTCGGTCCCGCTCGGCCCCGACGCGGTGGCGGGCGCCCTCGCGACGGCCGCCGTAGGACACGGGGTCGAACCGGTCGCGGAGCGGGATGGCCCCTTCGCTCGGTGCGTTGCCGTCGTCCACTTCGATGAGCCCGCCTGCACCCTGGGCTGGTCCCCGGAGCCGACCGCGCCGGGTGTGGGCGCCAGCCGCCGTGCGACCGTCGTGGTCCTCCGTCCGGAGACGCGCGACCGCACCGCCCTGGCCGCCTTCCGAACCGCGCTCGCGCGGTCCCTGGTCGATGCGGCCCGATCCGCCGCCTAGAGGCACGTGCAGTCGAGCCACGACTGGAGTCCGTCGTGGGCGGCGTCCAGGTCCATGACCCTCTCCTCGGTCCCATCGCACACGGCGAACCGCTCGAGCACGACACGGTCGCCGATCCGCCGGAAGTCGATGCGCACGCAGGGCACGGTGTTGGGCCGGTCGGACTCCGTGAACCAGGGTTCGAACGCGAGGGAGATCCGATTGTCCCGGTCCTCGAGGCAGTACCCGCGGATGTGACAGAGGCCCTGGCGGAATCCCTCGTAGGGTGCCGTGATGGCCTCGGGAGTCATCGGTTGGAACGGAACGGAGGACCCCGCCGAAGAATCCTCCGCAAGTACTCTTCGGCGCGCATCCCTCCGTGGGAAACCTTTTGGCCTGGCTCGCGATGGGCCGGATTGTGCGGGCCCACTACGACAAGGTCAAGGACCGGCTTTCCCCCGAGGCCTTCGACCGTGAGGTCGTCGAAACCGTGGAGGAGTGGGGCGGCCTTTTGGACCGGGATGCCGCGGCTATGGTCGTCGTCGAGCGCCACGGCGGCAGCGTGGCCGCGTTCCAGGCGATCAAGGATCTCGAAGAAGGAAGCGAGGCCAACCTTCGCGCGACCGTGGTCGGGCTGTCTCCCGTCCGGACGTTCACGCGCCAGGACGGGACCGCGGGCCGCGTCGTGAACCTCGAGCTGCGGGACGAGAGCGGCTTCTGCCGCATGCCCCTCTGGGACGACGACGTCGATTGGGTCGAGAAGGGCAAGATCGCGGTCGGGAGGACCGTCCGCGCGATCGACTGCTTCGTGAAGCGCACGAACTTCGGGCTCGAGGTCGGCCGCGGCAAGTTCGGCGCGATCCTTGTGGAGGACTGAGGTGGCCGAGGCGACCTCCGAGGCGCACGCCGCGCCCTCGTGGATGTACGTGAACGAGATGCGCGTCATCGGCTTCGTCATGGCCGCGGCGATGCTCGTCCTTGGAATCGGCCTGCTGATCTACATCGTGGACGGTGCGGAGCAGATGGACACGGTGGACGTCTTCCTGGGTACCGGGGTCTTCTTCATCCTGTTCGCCGTACTGTTGTTCGTCCCGCGGCTCCGAAGCCGTGGGGCGATGAGCTTCAGCCTCCTCGTGGAGGACGACCTGGACGACGTCGAGCGCGCGGTGGCATCCGCGGTCGAGGAAAGCGGTCGAAAGCCCTCCGTCACGGCGGGCCAAGCGCGGTTCCGTCGGCCGCCTCGGGAGATCGCGGTGGAAGGGGTCTCGTGGAAGTTCACGCTCCAGGCCGCACCGTATCGGGAGCGCAAGGAGGACGGCACCCAATGGACGGAGATCATCCAGGTGGGGCTTGAAAATGAGAAGGATGAGGTCGCACGCGAGTTGCGGGAGCGCGTCCTGACTCGCCTTGCGACCTCGGGTGTCTGACCGGTTGGTCCGTCGTCACATGCCCATGCCGGGCATGCCGCCCATCCCACCCATGCCGCCGCCGTGCTCGTGGCCGCCAGCGCCCGGGGCCGGGGTCGGGCTCTTCTTGGACGCGATTACGTCGTCGATCCGAAGAATCATGCTCGCCACTTCGGTGGCCGACTGGAGCGCCTGGGTCTTGACCCGGAGCGGCTCGATCACGTTGGCCTTGAGCATGTCCTGGGGCTCGCCCGTGAGGATGTTCACGCCCATGTTCTTGCCGGCCTTCTTCCCGTGCTCCGACCGGAGCTTGATCAACACGTTGATCGGGTCCAGGCCCGCGTTCTCCCCGAGCGTCCTCGGGATCACGTCCAGCGCGTTTGCGAAGGCTTCGATGGCGAGCTGCTCGCGGCCCCCGACCGTGGCCCCGTAGTCCTTGAGCCCGAGGGTCAGCTCGATTTCTGCGGCGCCTCCGCCGGCGAGCGCCTTGCCGTCCTCAAGGCCGGCAGAGACGACACGCAGCGCGTCGTGAAGGATGCGCTCGACCTCGTCGACGACATGCTCCGTGCCGCCGCGGATCAGGATCGAGACGGCATGCGCGCTTTTGCAGCCCGTGACGAACGTGAGCTCGTCCGGACCGACCTTGCGTTCCTCGACGAGTTCGGCATGCCCTAGTTCTTTGGCGGTGAGGTCATCCAGGTTTGTGATGATGCGGCCCCCTGTGGCCTTCGCGAGCTTCTTCATGTCGCTCTCCTTGACCCGCCGGACGGCGTACATGCCCGCCTGGGCGAGGTAGTGCTGCACGAGGTCGTCCACGCCCTTCTGGCAGAGGACCACGTTCGCGCCGGAGGCCTTGATCTGGTCCACGAGGCTCTTGAGGCCCTTTTCCTCTTCGTCCAAGAACTTCTGGAGTTGGTGCGGATCCCGGATGCGGATTTCCTCGCTTACCTCGGTCTTCTTGACTTCGAGGGCCCGGTTGACGAGGGCGATCTTCGCGCCGCGGACGAACTTGGGCATCCGCGGGTGCACGCGTTCCTTGTCGAGGACGATGCCATCAATCAGCGCGGTTTCCCGGATGTCTCCCCCATGCTTCTTCTGGACAAGGATGTTGTCCACATCGGCGCGGGTCTCCCCCGCTACCTCTTCGACGATGGAGAGGACGGCGTCAACAGCGATGTTCGCGAGGAAGTCGCTGCTGTCCCCCACGCTCCGCCCGCTCATGGCGGTACGCGCGATGGAGCGCAGCACCTCCTTGTCCGTGCGCTTGACGTCGAAGGCGAGGCCCTGGAGCCGCCGTACGGCTTCCTGCTCCGCCATTCGGTAGCCGTTCACGATGATCGTGGGATGGACCTCGGCCTCGATGAGGCGCTCCGCCATCTTGAGCAACTCCCCCGCGATGACGACTGCGCTCGTCGTCCCGTCGCCGACCTCGTCGTCCTGGGTCTTCGCGACCTCGACGATCATCTTGGCTGCGGGATGCTCGATTTCGATCTCCTTCAAAATGGTCACGCCGTCGTTCGTGATCGTAACGTCGCCAAGCGAGTCGACGAGCATCTTGTCCATGCCCTTCGGGCCCAGCGTCGACTTGACGGCGTCCGCCACGGCACGCGCGGCCGCAATGTTGTTGTGCACCGCCCCATTGCCCTTCTCTCTGTCCGTCCCCTCTTTGAGGATGATGACCGGCTGTCCCTGCATCATTGGAAATCCCGCTCGTCTATGCTAGGGCTTCTATATAAGCACTTCGAAATCAGCGCGCCCGCTTCGCGCTCCGGTCCCGGCCTCGACGGGCGAGTCAGCTCCGGCTGCCGCGGACAGGACTCGCAGCCCCCGGTTCAGTGGGGTCGCGCGGAAGTTTATATCGAACCGGTCGCTACGATTGGGCGAGAGTGCGTTCATGGCGAGCAAGCCGATCCATGTCACCGACGCCGAGTTCGACAAGGTCGTGAAGGAGCAGCCCTATGTGGTCGTAGACTTCTGGGCGGAGTGGTGCGCTCCGTGCCGGGCGATTGCCCCCACGATTGAGGAACTCGCCCAGAAGTATGACGGCAAGGTGACCTTCGCGAAGGTCAACAGCGACGAGAACCCCAAGGCGGTCAACCAGTACATGGTCATGGGGATCCCTACCCTCCTGTTCTTCAAGGCCGGGAAGCTCGTGGACCAGGTCGTCGGCGCGATGCCGCGCGGGCCGCTCGAGGAACGTGTCAAGAAGCACCTCGCGTGACGACATTTAGAAGTACCTAAATGGCCCTGGCGCAGTGCGAGGATCATGAGCTCCGTCATCGAGACTCTCGCGAGCAAGAAGAAGCCCCCGGAGGCTCCCGCCACGATGATTCTTCCCGTCGTGCAGACGGAACACGAGGGCGCGTGCGGCGAGAACTGCGGCTGCGGCGCGAACGAATCCGAAGGCGGCTGCTGCGGCGGCTAGTCGCGCAGCGGTAGACCGCGCTGTTCCGCAATCTGAGAATCACTCAGGATAACTGCCTCTCTGCGGTTCATATACCATCTCACTCCTCGATTCTGATGAACGAGGAGGAAGAGATACGGACCCTCTGGAAGCATCTCGTCTCGTCACCGACGAGTACTCCGCCAAAATCCTGGTGGCCACGTTCAAGAAGGCGAAGTCCGCCATTGACCTGAGCCGGGAGTACGGGATCCCCATCGCAGCCTGCTACCGTCGGATCCACGCGCTCGAGCGGGCGGGTCTCATCCGGTGCACGGAGCGCGCCCTGACCCAGAAGGGGAAGCGGATCTCCCTCTACATGTCCCAGCTCAAGAATGCATACATCTTCTTCGAGAACGGCCGCCTGCGCGTGCGGTTCCAGCTCGCGACCGGGATCACGAAGGACTTCGGCGGCGACTGGAAGGCGGTCGACGTCGTCGAGCCGGGACCGTCCCTGTTCCAATAACCCCTCCTCCACAACCCACAGGCAGGACCGAGAACCCCTCGTCCTGCCTCTTTTATTCCGTCCCTCGAGCGGGGTCGTTGTTCTCGTCCATTTTGCGCGGTTGCCGCAGGCTTTGACAAACGCGCCATGCCACCATCGTCGGACGGGTTCGGGGTCCGTCTCAGAATTGAGACCGTTGACAATTCCGTTTTATACGGCGGGGTCGAATTGGCATACTCTCCATGGACCGCGACCGGATGAAGTACCTGTTCAGGGAGATTCTCGGCGTCGACGTCGACGAGGTCGTCAAGCAGGTCGTCGCCACGATCTCGGTGGAGCGTGCGAAGCAGGCCCAGCAGAACAGCCGGGACTGGAAGAAGTACATGGAGGCGGAGGGCGGCCTCATCATCCTGCCGTCCAACGTCACCCAGTTGGGGAGAAAGGAGCCGAAACCGTAAGCGGCGTGCGGCCCTCGCCTGAGGCCGCAACCCCTTTTTCTCGGGGCCGCGCCGGATATCCTTTAAATCGTTCCTCCGGATATCGGGCTCGATGTCAGGATTCCGGGGGAGGGACATCCTGTCCATCCGCGAGCTCTCGCGGGCGGACATCGAGCTCGTGCTGCGGACGGCCCGCAAGATGGTGCCCATCGCCACGGGCAAGCGCTCGTCGAAAGCCCTGGAGGGGAAGATCCTCAGCACCCTCTTCTTCGAGCCTTCCACCCGCACGCGGCTCTCCTTCGAGAGCGCGATGCAGCGCCTCGGCGGACGGGTCCTCGGGTTCGCGAGCACGG
This genomic window contains:
- a CDS encoding aldo/keto reductase, encoding MLNYRPMGKTELEVSEVGFGLWTLASGRWGSFTEDRAVDLLRKAYDAGINYYDVSPMDGDGLGERFLGQAFADKRELVIISTKVGMTGGRRDFSPAAVRKSVEESLSRLGTTYIDALQLHYPDAAAVSNPSLWQALADLQAAGKIRYYGIALGPGASGLEEGRTAMRKYDLAAIQVYYNLLEEEPGRKLFPVALEIKQSMTIRAPHAGGVLEADAPVATKFPVDGDLQVKDGTWLGLAARRAANLAWIHENKGMTMEQAALKFILSEETVASVLPNIYREEQLATYSAVSDFENFSQAELAEIAEQFRRGFGVA
- the trxA gene encoding thioredoxin, with product MASKPIHVTDAEFDKVVKEQPYVVVDFWAEWCAPCRAIAPTIEELAQKYDGKVTFAKVNSDENPKAVNQYMVMGIPTLLFFKAGKLVDQVVGAMPRGPLEERVKKHLA
- a CDS encoding winged helix-turn-helix domain-containing protein, with protein sequence MKVHLDPASKRILFAMLASPKTPSEVSRIYGIPVAVVWQKVARLRDLGLLREVFAFIDGRGTLHRYFEAVLPVDVSEEEQELVLQD
- a CDS encoding ArsR family transcriptional regulator, whose protein sequence is MATFKKAKSAIDLSREYGIPIAACYRRIHALERAGLIRCTERALTQKGKRISLYMSQLKNAYIFFENGRLRVRFQLATGITKDFGGDWKAVDVVEPGPSLFQ
- a CDS encoding winged helix-turn-helix domain-containing protein; its protein translation is MIAPQGQVTVRAWGGSVLDKRLWYLLAGTRGGLNRGRILRMLHERPLNANDLSGRLGLDYKTVRHHLDVLRDNDCVMTLGNEGYGLLYALSPRLQSHYEDFEAIWRRLESQAELGKHGNILGSMESA
- a CDS encoding prenyltransferase; translation: MSEIAQFRALHRKLLGWFLEFRLIPVLLWAYTSVFLGTGVAWWERGTFDLGRLLVALALAGLVQGWVTHSVNEIYDWRSGTDQDGRPRALSGGSKVQQLGLLGERDLWAIFVLSTSAVALLAVVVALGGSAWLLILIGAGYVLGVAYTLPPARTAYRPFLGEWLGGFPGVLLAGLGAYGIQTGTLSWIALAALSAHALVCTAMLVMHHYQDAPADARARPPKRTTVVVLGPEGSRRYAALLATGAAALYSALALLVSPAFVSGVAFTLVAVVVHTRTDLGSLLSITRNELRIIQLGIAAGLAVSVSLAPFLWPALPLATLGYFVHLRAVAPPSEFARAWLPAAKRAAEEGNSAGPLPRP
- a CDS encoding beta-CASP ribonuclease aCPSF1, translating into MSIEDILSDARSVVKKVVPDHVEITQVDFEGPTIVIYTKNMEAFAESNELVRQIAQQLRRRIIVRPDPSLLATQEEAEKVIRELIPAEAQITGIYFETETGEVSIEALSPGMVIGRHGQLLNEIKKKIGWAPKVVRTPPIPSKTVEEIRQYLRTINDERQAFLKQVGRKLAREVPSGENYVRITALGGFRQVGRSCALLSTKESKVLIDCGVLISEDNGSPYLNAPEVMPLSSIDAVVITHAHLDHSGLVPALYKFGYEGPIYTTPPTRDLMSLLQLDFIKVAMGEARKSAYESQHVRKAVANTIPLKYGETTDIAPDVRLTFQNAGHILGSSLAHFHIGDGLYNIAMSGDIKFEKTWLFNPAVNKFPRLETLVLESTYGGYHDVQPSRHEAAQQIKEIARRVLNRGGKMLVPVFAVGRSQEVMLVLQDAMKNHQIPEVPIYLDGMIWEATAIHTAYPEYLNSQLRTEIFQTGENPFLSPYFKRVETADMRANIIDDVEPCIVLATSGMMSGGPVLEYFKGWADNPLHALIFVGFQSEGSLGRRIQREAREVTLNDRGQPLTLQIKMDLETIDGFSGHSDRLQLLNFVGTMEPRPERIIVNHGEEYKCADLASGIYKKFGLEARAPMNLETIRLK
- the thsB gene encoding thermosome subunit beta; the protein is MMQGQPVIILKEGTDREKGNGAVHNNIAAARAVADAVKSTLGPKGMDKMLVDSLGDVTITNDGVTILKEIEIEHPAAKMIVEVAKTQDDEVGDGTTSAVVIAGELLKMAERLIEAEVHPTIIVNGYRMAEQEAVRRLQGLAFDVKRTDKEVLRSIARTAMSGRSVGDSSDFLANIAVDAVLSIVEEVAGETRADVDNILVQKKHGGDIRETALIDGIVLDKERVHPRMPKFVRGAKIALVNRALEVKKTEVSEEIRIRDPHQLQKFLDEEEKGLKSLVDQIKASGANVVLCQKGVDDLVQHYLAQAGMYAVRRVKESDMKKLAKATGGRIITNLDDLTAKELGHAELVEERKVGPDELTFVTGCKSAHAVSILIRGGTEHVVDEVERILHDALRVVSAGLEDGKALAGGGAAEIELTLGLKDYGATVGGREQLAIEAFANALDVIPRTLGENAGLDPINVLIKLRSEHGKKAGKNMGVNILTGEPQDMLKANVIEPLRVKTQALQSATEVASMILRIDDVIASKKSPTPAPGAGGHEHGGGMGGMGGMPGMGM
- the psmB gene encoding archaeal proteasome endopeptidase complex subunit beta, with translation MASVSREVETGTTTLGLVCKDGVILAADRRATAGFLIAHKRTQKVYRLDDNIGLTTAGLVGDLQTLARYITAEVELYKLKRNAPMPVEACATLTANILSGSRYYPYWVQLLIGGIDRNGGHVYSLDAAGGSLPDKFVSTGSGSPFVYGVLEDHWRDDLTTNEGADLAIRAVTASMKRDAASGEGIDVAIISKDGFKILDDKEVEKRKAAMKLT
- a CDS encoding NAD(+)/NADH kinase, which encodes MSRIGFLVNPIAGMGGRVGLKGTDHVAEQARAAGAQPVAPGRASLFLAAFTKLQAKNPDLEVRWLTCAGEMGAALLNRAGIPVGEVEIVHTPPASSSAEDTRTAARAFEAGRAELVLVCGGDGTARDVVEVVDARGPILGIPAGVK